A stretch of the Rosa rugosa chromosome 5, drRosRugo1.1, whole genome shotgun sequence genome encodes the following:
- the LOC133708232 gene encoding putative GTP diphosphokinase RSH1, chloroplastic isoform X2 — protein sequence MKEGLMKEMQRSKEGQMKKMQRKKTEVSKLGKLKCRDEHDSVQDVKADDLRQMLLAMTEEGLAVVAILRHFRYPCRWFQQ from the exons ATGAAGGAAGGACTGATGAAGGAGATGCAGAGGTCGAAGGAGGGACAGATGAAGAagatgcagaggaagaagacggAG GTTTCAAAGTTGGGAAAGTTGAAATGTAGGGATGAACATGATTCTGTACAAGATGTAAAAGCAGATGACCTACGGCAGATGCTTCTAGCCATGACAGAGGAG GGGTTGGCTGTTGTTGCAATATTGAGGCACTTTAGATACCCTTGCAG ATGGTTTCAACAATGA
- the LOC133710488 gene encoding endochitinase EP3-like, which yields MAFQVTIRTKSLFFTILGLAFVAQIAIAQDCGCAAGLCCSEFGYCGTGDAYCGKGCKEGPCTTTPTPTPTTNGGSVADIVTTDFFNGIINQAGADCAGKSFYTRQAFLDALGSYGDFGTTGSADDNKREVAALFAHVTHETGHFCYIEEIKKDIYCDTSKTEYPCNPNKQYYGRGPLQLTWNYNYGAAGSAIGFDGLNSPETVATDPVVAFKTGLWFWMTNVHSVIGQGFGATTRAINGDVECDGKAPDKVQARVNYYNDYCTQLNVSPGDNLYC from the exons ATGGCTTTCCAAGTTACAATTAGGACGAAGTCCCTTTTCTTCACCATCCTAGGCTTAGCATTTGTAGCCCAAATTGCAATAGCTCAAGACTGCGGGTGTGCCGCAGGCCTGTGTTGCAGCGAATTTGGTTACTGTGGCACCGGCGATGCCTATTGCGGCAAGGGTTGTAAAGAAGGTCCTTGTACTACCACCCCCACACCGACACCAACTACTAACGGTGGCTCGGTGGCAGATATTGTGACCACTGACTTCTTTAACGGGATTATTAATCAGGCTGGTGCTGACTGTGCCGGAAAGAGCTTCTACACCAGACAGGCTTTTCTCGATGCCCTCGGTTCTTATGGTGATTTCGGTACCACCGGTTCCGCTGATGACAATAAGCGGGAAGTTGCAGCGCTGTTTGCTCACGTCACGCATGAGACTGGCC ATTTTTGCTACATAGAAGAGATAAAGAAGGACATCTACTGCGACACGAGTAAAACAGAGTACCCATGCAACCCCAACAAGCAGTACTACGGGCGTGGACCACTCCAGCTCACCTGGAACTACAATTACGGAGCTGCCGGAAGTGCCATTGGCTTTGACGGCCTGAACTCCCCCGAAACGGTGGCTACAGACCCCGTGGTGGCGTTCAAAACGGGCTTGTGGTTTTGGATGACCAATGTGCACTCCGTTATAGGCCAAGGATTCGGAGCCACAACTCGAGCCATCAACGGTGACGTGGAATGTGATGGCAAAGCTCCGGACAAAGTTCAAGCTCGCGTCAACTATTATAATGACTACTGCACCCAACTTAATGTTTCTCCGGGTGACAATCTCTATTGCTAA
- the LOC133708232 gene encoding uncharacterized protein LOC133708232 isoform X1: MLFSDLFLYRIPLSFQIRDLGFLLCLMKEGLMKEMQRSKEGQMKKMQRKKTEVSKLGKLKCRDEHDSVQDVKADDLRQMLLAMTEEGLAVVAILRHFRYPCRWFQQ, from the exons ATGCTTTTCTCAGATCTGTTTTTGTACAGGATTCCACTTTCTTTCCAAATTAGGGATTTAGGTTTTCTTCTTTGTCTGATGAAGGAAGGACTGATGAAGGAGATGCAGAGGTCGAAGGAGGGACAGATGAAGAagatgcagaggaagaagacggAG GTTTCAAAGTTGGGAAAGTTGAAATGTAGGGATGAACATGATTCTGTACAAGATGTAAAAGCAGATGACCTACGGCAGATGCTTCTAGCCATGACAGAGGAG GGGTTGGCTGTTGTTGCAATATTGAGGCACTTTAGATACCCTTGCAG ATGGTTTCAACAATGA
- the LOC133708232 gene encoding putative GTP diphosphokinase RSH1, chloroplastic isoform X3 has protein sequence MKEMQRSKEGQMKKMQRKKTEVSKLGKLKCRDEHDSVQDVKADDLRQMLLAMTEEGLAVVAILRHFRYPCRWFQQ, from the exons ATGAAGGAGATGCAGAGGTCGAAGGAGGGACAGATGAAGAagatgcagaggaagaagacggAG GTTTCAAAGTTGGGAAAGTTGAAATGTAGGGATGAACATGATTCTGTACAAGATGTAAAAGCAGATGACCTACGGCAGATGCTTCTAGCCATGACAGAGGAG GGGTTGGCTGTTGTTGCAATATTGAGGCACTTTAGATACCCTTGCAG ATGGTTTCAACAATGA